A stretch of the Bacillus sp. B-jedd genome encodes the following:
- a CDS encoding phage major capsid protein, whose protein sequence is MVMKFKNTLENFETKKQSYMNLMKAEDSTPEQLESAFSDMFAALQSDLTEKITAEARNEVHDAQILAARGQNVLTSTERKFFNEVIASGGFAEDTILPVTTQERVFEDLVTEHPLLDAIGLQDLGAVTRFIYSDANKAYAWGALFGEIKGQISAAFREEKIGQLKLTAFAVIPKDMLELGPEWVERYVRTVLVEAYSVGLEYGLVNGRGPAQNEPIGLMKDVAENGAVTEKTSSGTLTFAKSERGETVANELGGVVIALSKDGKDKSRKVANKIVMVVNPVDAIKVQIGNTIQTQNGQWVTNLPYNISPIESEEVPEGKALFFVKGAYLAAIAGGYKINKFDETLAIEDARLYTMKQFANGKPKDNKAALVYDLNISFDAAVPTP, encoded by the coding sequence ATGGTTATGAAATTCAAAAACACACTCGAAAACTTTGAAACAAAAAAACAGTCTTATATGAACTTGATGAAAGCGGAGGATTCTACTCCTGAACAGTTGGAATCAGCATTCAGCGACATGTTTGCTGCCCTGCAAAGCGATCTGACTGAAAAAATTACAGCCGAGGCTCGCAATGAAGTTCACGATGCACAGATTCTTGCTGCTCGCGGTCAAAATGTCCTTACTTCCACTGAGCGTAAGTTCTTCAATGAAGTAATCGCCAGCGGAGGATTCGCTGAAGATACGATTCTACCTGTTACTACACAGGAACGAGTTTTCGAAGATCTTGTTACTGAACATCCTCTTCTTGATGCTATTGGACTGCAGGATCTAGGAGCTGTAACTCGGTTTATATATTCTGACGCTAATAAGGCTTATGCATGGGGAGCTCTTTTCGGAGAAATCAAAGGTCAAATTTCCGCTGCATTCCGTGAAGAAAAAATTGGACAATTGAAGCTTACTGCCTTTGCGGTTATTCCCAAAGACATGCTTGAGCTTGGTCCTGAGTGGGTTGAGCGGTATGTCCGTACTGTACTAGTAGAAGCCTACTCAGTTGGATTGGAATATGGTCTTGTGAACGGACGTGGCCCAGCACAGAATGAACCAATTGGTTTGATGAAAGATGTTGCTGAGAATGGCGCAGTAACAGAAAAAACTTCATCCGGCACATTAACTTTTGCCAAATCTGAGCGAGGGGAAACAGTTGCCAATGAATTAGGCGGCGTTGTTATTGCCCTATCGAAAGATGGCAAAGATAAATCTCGTAAAGTTGCCAATAAAATTGTTATGGTTGTAAACCCTGTAGATGCAATCAAGGTTCAGATCGGAAACACTATTCAGACTCAAAACGGCCAATGGGTTACAAACCTACCTTACAACATTTCTCCGATTGAATCTGAAGAAGTACCGGAAGGGAAAGCGCTATTCTTTGTTAAAGGTGCGTACCTGGCTGCCATTGCAGGTGGCTACAAAATCAACAAATTTGACGAGACACTGGCCATCGAGGACGCTCGTTTATACACAATGAAACAGTTTGCGAACGGCAAGCCAAAAGACAACAAGGCAGCCCTCGTCTATGATTTGAACATCTCTTTTGATGCAGCAGTTCCAACACCATAA
- a CDS encoding head maturation protease, ClpP-related, which yields MTKEDFFKQFKNQSYVDQLMSIPQKFNVVHDEETKTTNITIYGVIGYSWWGESFSATDIDNALNEAGDNDIVINLNSPGGDAFAGIAIYNRLKRHEGKVTVHVDGWACSAASLFPAAADETIMGIGSMIMIHQASSIVWGTKAEMRKEAEVLEELEEGIIDIYMTKAKVSREEIREKVDAETWFSAKKAVEIGFATKAEGTESDNDNNPSNSVLGEEQKRQIMNELNTLLKTHNQADEPSPSAINADKKNGSINFLKKWR from the coding sequence ATGACAAAAGAAGATTTTTTCAAACAGTTTAAGAATCAATCTTATGTTGATCAATTAATGAGCATCCCGCAAAAATTCAATGTTGTTCATGATGAGGAAACCAAAACTACCAATATAACTATATATGGCGTTATTGGCTATTCATGGTGGGGTGAAAGTTTTTCTGCAACTGATATTGACAATGCTTTGAACGAAGCTGGGGATAATGACATTGTAATCAACTTGAATAGCCCTGGCGGTGATGCTTTTGCCGGCATTGCGATTTACAATCGTTTGAAACGTCATGAAGGTAAAGTGACTGTCCATGTGGATGGTTGGGCATGTTCGGCAGCATCCTTGTTTCCAGCAGCTGCAGATGAAACTATCATGGGAATTGGTTCTATGATAATGATTCACCAAGCCTCTTCTATTGTTTGGGGAACAAAAGCTGAAATGCGTAAAGAAGCTGAAGTTTTAGAGGAACTAGAAGAAGGCATTATCGACATCTATATGACCAAAGCGAAAGTTAGCCGTGAAGAAATCCGCGAAAAGGTTGATGCTGAAACTTGGTTTAGTGCAAAAAAAGCTGTGGAAATTGGCTTTGCTACTAAAGCCGAAGGTACAGAATCAGACAATGACAACAATCCTAGTAATTCAGTCCTTGGCGAAGAACAGAAACGTCAGATTATGAACGAATTAAATACTCTTTTAAAAACTCATAATCAGGCTGATGAACCGTCTCCATCTGCAATAAATGCGGACAAGAAGAACGGTTCTATTAATTTCCTTAAAAAATGGAGGTAA